In Methylomonas sp. MK1, the following are encoded in one genomic region:
- the oadA gene encoding sodium-extruding oxaloacetate decarboxylase subunit alpha has translation MEKVNKPLGITEVVLRDAHQSILATRLRIEDMLPICGQLDQIGYWSIESWGGATFDACIRYLGEDPWERLRLLKKAMPNTPQQMLFRGQNILGYRHYADDVVDKFVERCVVNGIDVFRIFDAMNDMRNIERAIKAVLHTDAHAQGTISYTTSPVHTIKKWVEQGKQIEDMGAHSICIKDMAGLLTPYDAYELISKLKKAVAIPIHMQCHATTGLSVGTYIKAIEAGVDNVDTAISSLSMTYGHSPTETIVAAMAGQKRETGLDLIKLEKIAAYFREVRKKYAQFEGSLKGVDGRILVSQVPGGMLTNMESQLREQGAADRFDAVMQEIPLVRKDLGYIPLVTPTSQIVGTQAVLNVLAGERYKTISKETAGVLKGEYGATPAPVDKDLQARVLNGAEPITCRPADLLEAEMDKLVAEVKAKAEAEGVKLADSVEEDALIDGLFAQIGWKFIQNRGNPAAFEPVPGIESAAAPLPAVAQKSGVAETYTVNVDGKNYHVAVAPGGADLVVKPVTVQSVLDSGPMLAATAPIVSGSGFVESPLAGVVLKVNVNVGSHLSEGDVVLIMEAMKMETEIRAKVAGIVSAVNVRQGDSVAVGDVLVTL, from the coding sequence TGATGCCTGTATTCGCTATTTGGGCGAAGATCCTTGGGAACGTTTGCGTCTGTTAAAAAAAGCCATGCCCAACACCCCGCAGCAAATGCTGTTCCGGGGACAAAATATTTTGGGCTACCGGCACTATGCCGACGACGTGGTCGATAAATTCGTCGAGCGTTGCGTGGTCAACGGTATAGACGTATTTCGGATTTTTGATGCGATGAACGATATGCGTAATATCGAACGTGCGATTAAAGCCGTGCTACATACCGATGCCCATGCTCAAGGTACCATTTCGTACACCACCAGCCCGGTGCACACGATCAAGAAATGGGTCGAGCAAGGCAAGCAAATCGAGGACATGGGTGCGCATTCTATCTGCATCAAAGACATGGCCGGATTGCTGACGCCTTACGATGCTTACGAGCTGATCAGCAAGCTGAAAAAAGCTGTGGCGATTCCGATTCATATGCAATGCCATGCCACCACCGGTTTGAGTGTGGGTACGTATATCAAAGCCATCGAAGCAGGTGTCGATAATGTTGATACGGCGATCTCTTCGCTGAGCATGACTTACGGTCACAGCCCCACCGAAACCATCGTGGCTGCAATGGCCGGCCAAAAACGCGAAACCGGTTTGGATTTAATCAAACTGGAAAAAATCGCCGCTTATTTCCGTGAAGTGCGCAAAAAATATGCGCAATTCGAAGGCAGCTTGAAAGGCGTCGATGGCCGGATTTTGGTCTCGCAAGTGCCGGGCGGCATGCTCACCAACATGGAAAGTCAATTGCGCGAGCAAGGAGCTGCTGATCGTTTCGACGCGGTGATGCAGGAAATTCCGTTAGTGCGTAAAGACCTGGGTTATATCCCGCTGGTGACGCCCACTTCGCAAATTGTCGGCACCCAGGCGGTGTTGAACGTACTGGCCGGCGAGCGTTATAAAACTATCAGTAAAGAAACGGCAGGCGTACTGAAAGGCGAATACGGCGCTACCCCAGCACCAGTTGATAAAGATTTACAGGCCCGCGTTTTGAATGGCGCTGAGCCGATTACGTGCCGACCGGCGGATTTACTGGAAGCCGAGATGGACAAACTGGTTGCCGAAGTAAAAGCCAAAGCCGAGGCAGAAGGTGTGAAGCTGGCAGATAGTGTTGAAGAAGATGCTCTTATCGATGGCTTGTTTGCACAAATTGGCTGGAAGTTCATTCAAAACCGCGGTAACCCGGCGGCTTTTGAACCAGTGCCGGGGATAGAGAGCGCGGCAGCGCCGTTGCCGGCAGTTGCCCAGAAATCCGGCGTCGCTGAGACTTACACCGTTAATGTCGATGGTAAAAACTATCACGTAGCCGTGGCGCCGGGCGGTGCCGACTTAGTCGTCAAGCCGGTTACAGTGCAGTCCGTTTTGGACAGCGGCCCCATGTTGGCAGCGACCGCGCCTATCGTTAGCGGCAGTGGCTTTGTGGAATCGCCACTGGCCGGGGTGGTGCTCAAAGTCAATGTCAATGTCGGCTCCCACCTCTCCGAGGGCGATGTGGTTTTGATTATGGAAGCGATGAAAATGGAAACCGAGATCCGCGCCAAAGTCGCCGGTATCGTCAGCGCGGTAAACGTCCGTCAGGGCGATTCTGTAGCGGTCGGCGACGTATTGGTCACCTTGTAA